The Mustela erminea isolate mMusErm1 chromosome 6, mMusErm1.Pri, whole genome shotgun sequence genome includes a region encoding these proteins:
- the RXYLT1 gene encoding ribitol-5-phosphate xylosyltransferase 1: MRLTRKRFCSFLIALYCLFSLYAAYHVFFGRRRRPPAASLRGLRKGAAAARERRGREQSSLGSEEWNPWEGDEKNEQQQRFKTSLQILNKSTKGKTDFHVQIWGKAAIGLYLWEHIFEGLLDPTDVTAQWREGNSVVGRTRYSFITGPAVVPGYFPIDVNNVVLILNGREKAKIFYATQWLLYAQNLVQTKKLQHLAVVLLGNEHCNNEWINQFLKRNGGFVELLFIIYDSPWVDDVDIFQWPLGVATYRNFPLVEPSWSMLHNERPYLCNFLGTVYENSSRQELMNILKQDGNDKLCWVSAREQWQPQETNESLKNYQDALLQSDLTLCPVGVNTECYRIYEACSYGSVPVVEDIMTAGSCGNTSVYHNAPLQLLKSMDAPFIFIKNWNELPAVLEKEKTLILQEKVQRRKMLLHWYQNFKRELKRKFTNILESSFLMNNKG; encoded by the exons ATGCGGCTGACGCGGAAGCGGTTCTGCTCGTTTCTCATCGCCCTGtactgcctcttctccctctacGCCGCCTACCACGTCTTCTTCGGGCGCCGCCGCCGGCCACCGGCCGCGTCTCTGCGTGGCCTAAGGAAGGGGGCGGCCGCGGCGCGGGAGAGGCGCGGCCGAG AACAATCTAGTCTGGGAAGTGAAGAATGGAATCCTTGGgaaggagatgaaaaaaatgagcaaCAACAGAGATTTAAAACTAGCCTTCAGATATTAAATAAATCCACAAAAGGGAAAACAGACTTCCATGTACAAATCTGGGGGAAAGCTGCCATTG gTTTGTATCTCTGGGAGCATATTTTTGAAGGCTTACTTGATCCCACTGATGTGACTGCTCAGTGGAGAGAAGGAAATTCAGTTGTAGGAAGAACACGTTACAG CTTCATCACTGGCCCAGCTGTAGTCCCAGGGTACTTTCCCATAGATGTGAATAACGTGGTACTGATTCTAAATGGGAGAGAAAAGGCTAAGATTTTTTATGCCACCCAGTGGCTACTTTATGCACAGAATTTGGTGCAAACTAAAAAACTCCAGCATCTCGCCGTTGTGTTGCTTGGAAATGAACATTGtaataatgaatggataaaccagtTCCTCAAAAGAAATGGAGGCTTTGTGGAGCTGCTTTTCATAATATATGATAGCCCCTGGGTTGATGATGTGGATATCTTTCAGTGGCCTTTAGGAGTGGCAAC ATACAGGAATTTTCCTCTGGTGGAGCCAAGTTGGTCAATGCTGCATAATGAAAGGCCCTACTTATGTAATTTCTTAGGAACCGTTTATGAAAATTCATCCAGACAAGAACTGATGAACattttgaaacaagatgggaatgatAAGCTTTGTTGGGTTTCAGCAAGAGAACA gTGGCAGCctcaggaaacaaatgaaagccTTAAGAATTATCAAGATGCTTTGCTTCAGAGTGATCTCACATTGTGCCCGGTAGGAGTAAACACAGAATGTTATAGAATATATGAGGCTTGCTCCTATGGCTCTGTTCCTGTGGTAGAAGATATAATGACAGCTGGCAGCTGTGGAAATACATCTGTTTACCATAATGCTCCTCTGCAGTTACTCAAGTCCATGGATGCTCCCTTTATCTTTATTAAGAACTGGAATGAACTTCCTGctgttttagaaaaagagaaaactctcaTTTTGCAAGAAAaggttcaaagaagaaaaatgttacttCACTGGTATCAGAACTTCAAAAGAGAGCTAAAAAGgaaatttactaatattttagaaagctcatttttaatgaataataaagGGTAG